The Phyllostomus discolor isolate MPI-MPIP mPhyDis1 chromosome 9, mPhyDis1.pri.v3, whole genome shotgun sequence nucleotide sequence GCTGTTTCTAAAGTCTTGTCCATTGGGAACAACATTTTGGGGTAAGTAGGTGCTTCATGGTGGAGATCTTTGCTCCCCATATCTTTTGGGGAGGGGATAAGTTTAAGATTAAAGACAGAAAGGTAACAAAAGTTGTCTGCCCACAGAACCAAGGCAGTCTGAGGCCAGGTCCACTAGAGCTTGAGTAAATTACAGGCGAGGCCAGAGTCATCCTTGGCATCCCGTGGGTTTCGGCTTCCACATTCTGTGACTTCAGGGTCAGGATGAAGGTTCTCTTCACCCACACCACCACCTGTTTGCTGATACCTGGATTCCCTTTTTCAGGGACTAAGACTTTCTTCTCCACATATTGCTGAGAATAAAATTTTGAATCCCCTCAGAAGAAATATAACTGAAATCTTCATACCTACTGGTTTCACACATAAGAGTTTTGGAGTAAACAattgtgggttcaaatcctggctctggcAGTTATTCTTCCTTGGAATCTTGGGAGAAATCACAACTGTCTGATCCTCCGTATGCCATGCTATGACATGGAGACAATCAAACCTCTGACAGGGGCTATGGTAAAGACCAAAGTAAGCAAAGCTGATGAGGCCCAACTGCCCAGCATGATCCTGGTACAGAGATGTGCTTGGCAAATGGCTGTCATGAGGAATGACAAGAGTGAATTCTGGTTTTTGCCCAGGTTGAAAATCAGTAATGTCAACCTCCTGGGTATCAAACCTGGACTGACTCCTGATGGCGAAGGACTTGGCCTGAGCCTCCCCATCACCGCTGATGTCGAATTGAACCTGTGAGTATGCATTAGAGTCTGGGATTCGGGGAGGCAGTGCAGGATAGCCAGTGGATCTCCAAATGGGAAGCAGGCACTTTTCCATGCTGCTGTGTGGCCCAAACTATAAATAAGGGCAGTTTCTACTTTGGCCATAactaagtctttttaaaaagaatcctccattaaatatatttctggaATCATAACATTTACTTAATAGTAAAATTTGCAAAAATGGAGAAGACATTTATAATTCTTTGGCAAAATTTTCTCTAGCATTATTTTGTCTCTCAAGATTCTCCTTAAATAACAGTAACCAttacaaataaatgcatataGTGGTGTATAGTATATAATAAATGGTATgtgtgaaatatataattttatactttattttaatcgAATTTATTGTGGttacattggtcaataaaattatgtttttaagggaacaattctaaaatacatcacctgcacattgtattgtgtgttcaccatccaaagtctagTTGCctgccatcaccatttatctccctgcAACTAcccttctctctggtaatcaccatactgttgtctgtgtccatgagttttttggggttttgtttgtttgtttgtttgttttttgcttaattcctttacctATTTCACTCAtctcccagcctcccttctctctgacagctgtcagttggttctctgtatccatgagtctgtttctattttatttattttgttcattagattccacatataagtgaaatcatatggttaaAACCATCATTttagtgcgggctgcgaaccaaagtgtcccaggttcgattcccagtcagggtacatgcctgggttgcaggccatggcccccaacaaccgcacattgatgtctctctctctctctctctttctccctcccttccctctctgaaaataaataaataaaaccttaaaaaaaacccatcattttaaagtatgttaattacttaaaaatagagAGGGAATAAGTATAAGAGAATAAGTACCTGTGGAAAGATATTTGTAAATTAAGTATAGTATCATTTCATCATACTTTAGCTATGAGAACTTGGGttagttacttaacctctctatacCAATGCTTCCACATtttgaaatggagataataatggtGCTTTCCCCTCATGGTCTTGCTGTGATAATTAGATGGTTCGATCCAGGCAAAATACCTTTTATAAGTACCTAACATAATttctgctcaataaatgttaactattattattattttagttattagtGTGATTCTATAGAAAAATTTCATATGAACCAAACCTACGTGGCCAAGAAGAAGCATCTAATATAAATATGTTAATCCCATAAAGAATATGGACAAGGTTGACAATTATCCATAGATATCCTGGATAATGTCCACACAGGTGGAAGAGCCCAAGCAGGCAACGTGGAAGGTCTTCTAGACCTCTCTTCACAGTGAATCTTATTTCCTGCAGGCCTCTCATTGGAAAGACAGTTGACCTGAAGCTTTCCATGGACCTCCTGGCTGGTGCCAAAATTGAAACTGAGGATGGCAAACCCATAGTGGCCATTACAAAATGCAACAGCGACCCAGCCAGCATCTCACTGAGCTTGTTGGACAGGTAAGTCCCATCCATCTCAGTAGAGCAGGGCTCTCACACAAGTCAAGGACCCTTAATTTCAGCCCTATCCTATACCTGGGAGGGGATACAATGTGGTGAAAACAGGTTTAAGCTCTGTAGTCAGACAGATGTTGGTTCAAATACCAGCTCTGTTACTAACTTATAACCTTGCaataacccctctgagcctcagttttctcatctgtaaactgaagTTGACAATAATACCTACTCATAGGCTGCTGAGCTAACCAAATGATAAAATACAAGTGTTTAGCATGGAGCCTGGCGTATACTAAGctctcaataataataataatatccatgCTGATTTTGTGTCTCTTTGTTGTCTCCATTATGACTAAGACAGGAGTGTTGACATCTCCAACTATAATTGGGAATTTGCTTGTTTCACCCTTCAGCTCTATCAGAATTTTGCTTCTTGCTTTTTGAAGCTCTGTTGTTAGGGGCATGCATATTTAGGATTGCTATATCTTCTTGAAGAAATGCCCCTTCACTGTTATGCCATGCTGTCAATCACCAACATCAGTTATATTTACCTTCTTGCCTCTGgttgggagagggggagaggagtaAATGCCCACCATGGGCTCTAATTTTAGATTGTCCCCAAATTATTCTCCACCCACTGGAAAGTTCCTGAAACAGTATCTTGAAAACATAATCCTCTCCATTTAAATAATTGATCCCTGTTAATCCACAAAAATCTACATCTTAAACTGTGTGATTGAAAGGGCCGGTTTGGCCCCAGGAAGAGGGTTGAGGGAGAAAGGGCCACCCTGGCCgtggctgggagaggagagatgcTCTGGAAGCTGAGGACTGGGGCAGGTTGGCCTTGGCAGGGAATAAGGCTGGGCCACCAGCAGAGGTCAATCCACCCTACCCCCATCAGGGTTGCCTGAAGACCCCCCTGAAACCAAAGAAAGGTTCCAAGGCCTGCTGTTGGTTGGAAAGGCCtgagcgccccgcccccaccccgggcaaGCTTTGCCCCAGGGAATTCATCCTGCTGCTCTGGGTCTCAATGTCCATATCCGTACAACAGGGCATTCCATCCTGCTGCTCTAAGTCCTCTCAGGGCGTTTCCTTCCACTTTGGATGGAATCCCAAGTCCTCCCCGTGGTCATCTAGGCTCTGCGTGATCTGTGCCATCCTCATCTCACTTCACTCCCCCCTTGTTCACCCTGGGAAGACACACTGGCCTTTGCTCTGTGCCCTGGCTAGCTCTTTCCCACCTCCAGACTGGCGCAGAGCTGCCCTAGCCACTAGAAcacctttgctcccctccatTTCAAcacccttctcttccttcagGCTCTAACATGAGgttcctctcattctctctctcaaaagtgTCTACTCTCACCCTTCAGAGTTTTTGTCACAAGTTGTCATTACACATTTAATTGTATGtttacttctttcattctttcatctaCAAATGGACTGAGTATCTGCTATGTCCCGGCAGGCAGTGTTCTGAGCTCTGGAGACTTCGTTGGTGAGAACAGACAAGGACCTGTTTTTGTGGCGCTTATTGTCCTGAGGGAAAGACAGACAGGCCAGCATTCAGCCCATGAATAAAGAGCTCTCAAGCAATGTGTCAGATGGCAGAAGCCCTGGGCCGAGTAGCACACTTACCAGGGAACTGTGATGCAAATCTCTCCCTTCTGGGAGCAGTAAGAGAGGGCTGTCCTGAGGAGGTGACAGTTGTGTTTTGAGCAGAAGGTGGGAAGGAACCAGCCTTAGCAAGACTTGTTTAATGTTTAGGTACCAGGTTAGGAGCTACTTGTACTTTGCTCATCTTCATGTCCCCAGCCTAGCTTGGTCCCTGGCATTTAGTTCCTGCTCTgtaatatttgttcaatgaactGGGTTGCGATGAGACTCTCATGAGGTATTGGGATGAGCTGCTGCTCAGACAGGGGGTTATAAGTGATGATTCTTCTGGATAGAGGGATACTCTGTCTGTGCTTAGAAAAACACCTCAGcttgggctggtgtggctcagtggattgagctcctgcctgtgaactgagagagatcgctggttggattcccagccagggctcatgcctgggtctctggcatgtgagaggcaactaattgatgtatGTCCCACACaccgatgttcctctccctctttatctctctccctttccttctttctaaaaataaatatatgaaaaaattttaaggtatCTCAGTGGTCCTGGGTTTGTTCACAGGCCTTCAAGGTGCTccgccatcccccaccccctccccagcccccgctgcTTGGCAGCTCTGCCCATTTGCCCATGCTTCATTAGTTTCCTCTCTTTTCCAGACACAGTAAACTGGTCAACAGACTCGTAGACGCTGTGACCACCTTCCTGAGCCAGACGTTGTCCACCACGGTGGAGATGCAGGTGAGTCTTCCACTCCTGGGTGCCCAGAGACAGGCCTGGTGGGGGCAATGTGGCATTTACAGGCCTGGCTGTACTGTCCAGCTCCCTTTCCTTTTGAGGTGCAAACTTCTCCTAGGACGTCAGCTGGAACCTGCCCCGCCTGATTCAGCctggagggatgggggaaggggagcGGAGGCCTGGCATTAGCTGA carries:
- the BPIFA2 gene encoding BPI fold-containing family A member 2; this encodes MFQLWKLVLLCGLLTGTSASILGDIGSDLKDVIDKGRELIGDTVETVAGDLKEDLTKLQNSKVGQLSEQVLQKAENLFSDAVSKVLSIGNNILGLKISNVNLLGIKPGLTPDGEGLGLSLPITADVELNLPLIGKTVDLKLSMDLLAGAKIETEDGKPIVAITKCNSDPASISLSLLDRHSKLVNRLVDAVTTFLSQTLSTTVEMQVCPLVRLFLNTLGVNFLQDTISKS